The Henckelia pumila isolate YLH828 chromosome 2, ASM3356847v2, whole genome shotgun sequence genome includes a window with the following:
- the LOC140885145 gene encoding uncharacterized protein isoform X2, translating to MENLGLFLSDSPESSDPDHMDVNELSSFRGMCDFCKDVPTGDPFTLVCGGGVTFVNADKLVDLRYMSELALKSYNDNTLRSFKLLKVCKINNSGSGHFGLTFTAQEDGSEECPTFRGVVRVLGSEKKTLFCQIKDDDEITLLPCDDDYLKSED from the exons ATGGAGA ATTTAGGTCTTTTTTTATCGGACTCTCCTGAGTCTTCGGACCCTGATCACATGGATGTGAATGAGTTGTCATCATTCCGTGGA ATGTGTGATTTTTGCAAGGATGTACCGACTGGGGATCCATTCACCCTTGTGTGTGGTGGAGGAGTCACATTTGTGAATGCAGATAAACTTGTTGATCTGAGATATATGTCGGAATTAGCTTTGAAATCGTACAATGACAACACG CTCCGGAGTTTCAAACTTCTGAAGGTTTGCAAGATCAACAATTCTGGGTCTGGACATTTTGGATTGACTTTCACGGCCCAGGAGGACGGAAGTGAGGAGTGCCCTACATTTCGAGGTGTTGTTCGTGTGCTAGGTAGCGAAAAAAAGACTCTGTTTTGTCAGATCAAG GATGACGATGAGATTACACTTTTGCCCTGTGATGATGACTACTTGAAAAGTGAAGATTAG
- the LOC140885145 gene encoding uncharacterized protein isoform X1, producing the protein MKRSLLYLLSRRRMKKIRLSKWRNNDLGLFLSDSPESSDPDHMDVNELSSFRGMCDFCKDVPTGDPFTLVCGGGVTFVNADKLVDLRYMSELALKSYNDNTLRSFKLLKVCKINNSGSGHFGLTFTAQEDGSEECPTFRGVVRVLGSEKKTLFCQIKDDDEITLLPCDDDYLKSED; encoded by the exons atgaagagaTCTCTGCTTTATTTACTCTCCCGAAGACGGATGAAAAAAATTAGGCTCTCCAAATGGCGAAATAATG ATTTAGGTCTTTTTTTATCGGACTCTCCTGAGTCTTCGGACCCTGATCACATGGATGTGAATGAGTTGTCATCATTCCGTGGA ATGTGTGATTTTTGCAAGGATGTACCGACTGGGGATCCATTCACCCTTGTGTGTGGTGGAGGAGTCACATTTGTGAATGCAGATAAACTTGTTGATCTGAGATATATGTCGGAATTAGCTTTGAAATCGTACAATGACAACACG CTCCGGAGTTTCAAACTTCTGAAGGTTTGCAAGATCAACAATTCTGGGTCTGGACATTTTGGATTGACTTTCACGGCCCAGGAGGACGGAAGTGAGGAGTGCCCTACATTTCGAGGTGTTGTTCGTGTGCTAGGTAGCGAAAAAAAGACTCTGTTTTGTCAGATCAAG GATGACGATGAGATTACACTTTTGCCCTGTGATGATGACTACTTGAAAAGTGAAGATTAG